In the Scatophagus argus isolate fScaArg1 chromosome 11, fScaArg1.pri, whole genome shotgun sequence genome, GGGAATAATAGGCGTTCCCAGCCACTGTGAGAGCTTGGACTAgagaggcagagctgcagagcagagcaatTACATCATCTTTCACTAATATGAACCTTCTTGCTTCCTGTCTCAAAGTATGGGATGACAAAACCAATTCACTGAAAACTCTTGCTAACACTTAGCTGATGTTATTTGTTTCAGTTacaaacacatatacatatCTCACTCTCAAGCGGCCAGTAATCAACGTCCTGCTTTCTGGCAACCTTTAGTTCTTTTGTCTGCCATGCTGACAGTGACTGCTGTAGCTGTGCTAAGAGTTAGGCCTCACACAGAGTGATGCCTGATGTAGGCCTATGCATTTCAGTAACACTAACTGTTATGACAAGAGGCCTTTTGAAGCCCATGGAGGCTTATATAATCTACATCATACAGTCACTTATTAAAGTCAATAACCACATGAACTGCAAAGACACAATGTATAACCTTGTTTAACCTCCTTGATAGGAAGCTCATATTCTCTTTGTTCCCATGTTCAGCTGCCACCTTCAATCAATTCTTATTGTCCAGTTCCTCCAAGGTGGACTTGAGCACTTTCTAAAACCCACACTGTGCTCTCTTGGAATCAAGATGAtctaaagaaacacacacactgacagcctcTCATCCACCCCATCTAGCCACCAAGAATTACTATTCAGAGGACCAACATGCCACACAAGAAACAGAGGTGGGAGGGCAGACACAAGAGAGAGGACCTCTCCCGTGATGACTTGTTGTTTCTGCTCAGTATTCTGGAGGGAGAACTACAGGTAAAGTGACTTGTTCACATCCTGTGtacacattcatacagtagTTAAAGCCAACGCTCTACTGCAATGTTTGTCACACTAGGCCAGAGATGAGGTAATCGCTGTGTTGAAATCAGAGAAGACAGATTCAGCTCTACTGGGAGCCCAATATGGTTTCAGCGGACCTGAGAAGGTGCTCCGTGCCCTGCAGAGAGACTCCCTCTGGGCGCAGCAGTACCACCAGGAGGATGTGTACAAAAAAACGATGACTGAGGTACAAAAAGTCAATTTGACATAAAAGCATCTATTAATGCTGCAGACCTTTCCACAAATCAAGGTACACTGTCACCTTCACAGCCCCGTTGTatggattttcctttttttctcagtttaacCACATGGTAGAGACCCACAAGCGGTCCTCCAAAAGAATGCTGGAGCAGCTCCAGGAGGTGTCTCGCTCTCACAGAGGTGCCCTACACAGGCTAGAGGAGCAAGAGAGGAGTCACACGGCTTTCGTCCATAAGAACAACTGCCTTACCACTCTACTGGAGCAAGACAGGGAGAGGTTAGTGCACCAAATGCtacaaattcaaatgaatgCCTGGTAaagaaaatatcaatatttaaatttgtcacTAAACTGGTAGCCTGTGTTGAAGCATGCCTTTCAGAATCCCTCCTGATGTAAATAGATGAGGATTTACCGCAACTATAGAAGAGGCTAAGGGATTTAAGTTATTTCAGTACACTGGAGCAAAGGCACTGTTGGCTGCACCTCTACCACCCCAGCATATGTGACCTCAAGACTGTATTTAAAAGTTACTCCACTCAGACACAGTCCATTACATTCTGGACTCGGTTAGACCTTGCGGCCAGTCTGGCTCTGTTCACTCTCCCttgtaaacacataaacatgcactcACATGCAATTACAACAACAGTCTAAATTGGCACCCTACTGCACATTCGACAACACCACACAGCACAAAATGGAGCCTTCTTCTCAACTAGGTAAATGGGTTGAGGGTTTGCTGGTGGGAAGAAAGATTTCCTTCTCAAACAGAGTGCACAATTAGATGTGGCCTATGCATATAGCATATATAGCATTTATAGCAAATATATGCATATAGTTGGTTACTGGTTCCCCTGTGCAATTTGAGGCCCACAACAGGACTGCTGTGTTGAAGTCCCTTGGTTGTCGCGGCTCATGTACCATCAGAGTCCACTCTGTAATCTGTCTTTGTAGAGACTGGACCCGCACTGGGCCTGCAGCCTTGGGAGGAGACTAGTTGTCTGCATTTGCgtgccaaaatgaaaacactttagTGATCTACCACAAGCTCACATGCAATTAAAGACCAAAAATAGTCATGCCAGTAGAGTGATTACGTTTACTAGATTTCTGACTATTCTGATACAATGTGGAAACCCCAAATATGCACAGATGAAGGCTTTGTGGTTCATCTTAGCTTAATGATGATTAATACATGAGTAGACAGCATGTCTGTGGTGCAGTGTGAACCCTGTCATCTCCCTGCCTTCCCTTATTTATGAATTCCTTTTAAGAACTTGTGTCTAAAACGTCACACTTAAACTCCTGAAACTGTGATGTTACAATGTTAGGTTGGACTCTAAGGACATCAACAGGTGTGTGTCTTTAACAAAAGtgacttcatgttttttttgttatcccTTTCAATCCATCCTTTGACGGCCTTGTCCAGGGCTGAAATGATTCGACAATTAATCTATAATAAAAGATCTACAATCTACAACTATTTTTAACAACCAAGAaattgttttagtcatttttatttttttttcatttttctgtagcCTAAGCATAGAATAACCTAGCATATGGTCTAAGGCAACAGAAGTACTCAACCTGGCTTAAAATCagcatccctctctctttttcatttcccgGAGAAAGTAGCTTCACAAGGTGCCATGTGCTGAGCAGATGACCTGTCTCAGCTGTAAGCTATACGGTAAATTCCAGTCACGGCGTATAATGACTTTATGCCATAGTATGATCCCTGTTGCGTGTCAAAGGATGATTACATCTGAACATCACAATGCAGAACTCTGGTTGTTCCAACCTCAACTATCAGAACATGttctcagactgtgtgtgtatttcctccGGTCTGTCACTGAGCTGGCAGCATCTCAGcaataaccacacacacatgttcaacacACAATAGGCATCCATGCTCTCATCTGTTCATTTGAGTTCTGAATCACAAACTTTTCACAGACTCTACCCTACAGTCACAAAGCACTTTTCATCTCCATAATGCTTTCACTCCCGAATTCATGTGGCCTTCTCCTCAATACATCACCAATCAGAGCTACAGatatcaaaaaaagaaatgctcatGACCTcgaaaatattatttaaaaagatGAAGGGCCATGCAAACAGGTATGTGAGGCTGTGCTTACGCATAGCAGAACTTCAGGCTACAGTTAGGGCCACATGTATTGGGACAAGTTTTTCGGCATTTGGCtaccaccacactgaatttCAAGATGTGAGTGAAGTAAAAACTCAGCTTTAATTCAAaaggtttgacaaaagtgtgggaGTGACCATTTAGcaattacagccatttttatacactGACCTCCGTTTTTGGTtgctcataaatgatgggacaaatggctgacaagcagtttcatggcCATGTGTGGCCTGTTAGTCTGTGACAAATCAAGCAAATAAAGGTGTGGGGTTGGTCTGGAGTGTAACATCTGTATTTGGGAGCTGTTCACTGGAACACTCAACATGATGTCCAAAGAGGTGTCTATGCAAGTGAGGAGGCCATCATtaggctggaaaaaaaaaaacaaaacaaaaagaaagagatcacaaaaacattggggaaaaacacaataacatttTGGAACATTCTTAAAAAGAAGGAATTAACTGGCAAActcagcaacaccaaaaggCCTGGAAGACAAGCAAAGTAGATGACCACAAAATTCTGTCATTGATGAAGAAAAACCCTTTCACGACGTCTAGCCAACACTTTTAAAGAGGTTATCAAAGCCTAGAGTCAAAAGACAgcttcatgaatgtaaatacagagacTTCACAACAAGGTGCAAACCACTAGTAATGCTTAAGAACAGGAAGGCCAGAAAAGACCTAAAAAAGCCTGCCCAGTTCTAGAATAAGATTCTTTGTACTTATAAAACCAAGATGAACTTCCTCCAGAATGATGGGAACAGAAAAGtatggagaaggaaagaaataGCTCATGATCAGAAGCATaacacatcatcatctgttAAACATGGTGGAGGTAGCCTTATGGCATCGGCATGTATGTCTGCCAATGGAACTGGTTCACTGGTGTTTACTGATGACCTGACTGCTGATAAACGTAGTGGGATGAATTCTGAAGTGTTTCGGGCTATACTGTCTGCTCAGATTATGTTAGTTTGTCCAATCTTTTAGGAACCACAAAATATGGGGCTGGGTGTATAAAAAcggctgtaattcctaaatgtCACACTTGTTAACAAAGTTAATgtcacacttttgtcaaaccctTTCAGTTAAAGCTGAAGGTCTTCACCCACATCTTAagtgtacagaggccaaataCCAAAAAACCTATACTTGTCCCACTATAAATGCACCTAACTGTAAAGGCTGAAGTCATCATGCTAACAAGCTCTTGACAATACTAACACGCTTGTAgatataatgtttaccatggtCATCATCTTAGTTTTGTGTGTAAGTTGGCTGACATTTGTTAGATAGCACTGAACGCAAAATACAAGTGAGGCTAATGGAATGTCATTACTTTTGCAACTATGGAGTCACTGGGGATGTTCCTATAATGAAATGTCCTTATTTGTGAAGAGAAGTTTAAACTTCTGAAAGTGTTTAAGAGCCATTTGGAACATAAATCACattgttcaaaaacaacaattagCAGCCAGtaatacagacacacatcactAGAAAAGCTTCACCAGCAAAACTGTTTTTCTATGGGATGACACACATTTTTGATCAGGTAAATCAATATGTTCAGATGAAAAGTGAGACCTCCATTAACTGATAAGTCCAGCAGCTGAAAAAAACTTTCCCAGCTGGTAGAGATGTTGCAGGCACACAGCGATAGCCTTTTGCAAGCCAGCATAGTTTTGGACAGGGTCGTGTCTTCTTGCACCACCACACAAGTGGATTTTCTTTAGGAGAGATGCATTTTTCCATCCAATAGCCCTGCCGCTCATCTTGATCTCCATAGCCATACCCAACGAAAGAGCTGGGAAGAAGTTCCCAGCCCCTTTGCTGGAATCACCTGCTGAGTTGAGATGCGTAGTAgggataaatgaatgaatgaaaatggtATACTTAGTTAAGTAATTTAATGATGATTAACCATTTTTCATATTATTGTCATAATCATCATTTGACTATTATTACCCCATTATTATCATTGCTGTTATTACTAAAAAACTTTTCAGTCAAATGCAACGTTCctcatacatacaaacacacacatatatatatatatatatatatatatatatacagagaacatctgtaccaaatttcatggcaatccatcaaaAGAGGGACTAAGGGAAAAGCCAGGGGACCACAAACATTATTATTCATCCTCTGTGGACCATGAATATGTTTGACTTAGGGATGTCAATGGCTCGCAGTTGATAAGTCAACCACAAAGAATATTTTTGACCAGTTAAGCACGTCTTTCTACAGGTtaatttgcacacacacacacacacacacatgttcatgtacacacagacTTCACTGGACCAGTTTGAGGTGAAAAACGGGAGTGCGCTAAACAAAACTCAGGGTGgctacatttgtttttttcagagagaccacaaagaaaaatactttGAACTCAACTTAAAAGTCAAGTTAGCCTGGGAAATGAAGCTAACTGCTAACTCTGATTGCTGCACAACTCTCGCAAGCAAAAGCTACATCACAACTACCCGTCACTTCAAGTTACTGTtgggatatttcagtctggactaaaGTGGCAGACTGACCAACAGACAGATATCACATTGCCATTCTTAGAACCACACTGCGGGAATGGCTAACAAGAAGtcaatgaaacaaatcaaaagaacaaaaaacttGTTATATGATAAACAAGATGGAGGAAACATTCCATGGACTTTGctcaaaggaaaaggaaaaagtaagCTTGGCTGTGCCATGGCAGAAACACATAGCTGTTCTGTTCATCCCTTACACTCCAATACACCATCTGCCTGCAGAGCCAATAATGTGTCAGAGGAAGATGTACATAAATTACCATAAGAGTCTGCAGTGCATCACTTCAGAGCAGAACCACTTTTCTGATCGCAAGCTGTTGGGACCATTTATTAGCTATAGCAACCATATGCGGTCGGTTCAGTCATTCCTTCAATTTTATTAAACATGCTGAtaaatgaagagagaagagCCAAGACAGACCGCCTGagcagctgcttttctttttcgcATCTTCAATGTGCCTTTTTTGTGACCCTATACATCAGTTCTTAGTACCACTGGATGATTTGTCAAAGGcagcagctaaaaaaaaaaactggaaaaaaaaaaaaaacccaaaaaacccTCAAAAAAACTCCATATCTCTAAATTACAGCCCTAGATGAAAATGGGTGCTATGATAACAGTACTCCTCTCATATAAGGGGCATATTACATATGTGCAATGTTTGAGGGTTTTCTTGGAAATGCCTTTGAGGGAACTGGATTGGATCATGTAATTAAGAACAGGCGATGCAATGCCATCCATCCTCTAAGGGAAGCAGGACCTTATGAACTCTGGTTTGGAAGTTGGTCTGTGAATAGGAATTGCAAGGAAAAAAATTCCAATAAAATACCTCCTCTTATTAAGAGCTTTTTCTTACACAAGAGCCTTTAGGGTCACAGCAGAATAATCAACCAGGTTGATTTATTAACCACACCCTTGTTTAATCTGCACTGAGGCCAATATCTATAAAGAGAGGAATGTCACCACTAATCTGAGGAAGGTTTTGGACAAGATTTAAACTATTTCTCATTTCCAGCTAGCTGATATAAATGAGCCTCTGCATGACCCTTCTTCattgaatttgtttatttcaatatttgttTCAATGTCTTTTGTGTGGTCCACTCACTCAAGCCGTTGTGTGTTTCTAGTATTTTCAACAGGGCATAATGAGGTGTTTTTGACAGCTGGAATAACTTCAGTAACCAAATGGGTTTTATCTAACCCATAATGATAGAGAAATAACTGCAGAGAGCCCAAAGCATACTAAAAGACAATACTCACCCCAGCCACAGACTGTTCACCCATGTACTGTTTGGAAAGCAATACATTATGTGCCACTGTAATATCAGACTACGGAACAGCTTATTTCCTCAGGCTGCGAGACTTCTAAACTCACACTACACaacgttgttttttttttgtttgtttgtttgttttttttaagaagcaTAAAGGTACTACAACTATAATTTAGTTAAATAATCTTGTATTGTGTCATATAATGATAATTAAATTGAATCTTGAATGATTCATCAGGGAATGCGAAAATCAGCTTGGGACACTGACACAACAATGTTGACTAAAACCCATCACACCAGTGTGATGGAACTGAGGTGtaaacaagaaataaataaataaaacaaataaatagctCAGTTTAAGTTGGAACTAGGAGCCATCGTGGTAGTAAGTGCTCCCAGAGGGGAatatgcatcacacacacacacaaaatctatATGTTTGTTTCCTCCAGCATGATTTTTGTCATCCTTGTTGTGACCAAAAAGACTAGCATAGTTTTGTAATACCATAAGAGAACACAGGGATACAGAAGAAATTGTTGATGATGAGAGAAAGGTAAAAGTTTCCATTTGTTCCTAAAAGAAAGACGGTAGGGGGAGGAACAAAACAATAGGAAGAGGATAAGATAGAGAAGCAGCATGGGAAGGAGAGCGAAAGTGAACGAGAGACATATGGATGTAATTGAGGGCCGATgaactgatgatgtcatctcaCAGTCAGGTTATCAGGCCCCAGGCATGCAGCTACAACTCACAAAACATGTCTGTCTTCAAAAAATATATGAGAACACAACATAccaaacataaaatacaatatgcATACTTGTAGATGAGCTACAGTTTGTTGGGTCAGCACTTATGTAGCATGCATAGCATGTTTGCTCAGGCTAATCCTGCaaactgcatgcacacacacacacacacacacacacacacacacacacacacacacacacacacacacacacacacacacacacacactctgcccttCCCATTAGCCTCTTTGGCATAGCTACACAATGACCTCATCTGGAATGGGCTGAACTCCAGTAACAACACTCACACAAcccagcacgcacacacacacacacacacacacacaaagcagtcgAGTCTGTATGTCCCATATAAGGACTTGCTGATGATGTAATGGGCGCCACTGACTGCAAGCGAGTCTCAGTGTGCAGAGCACTTCTCATAATGTTTGGTTTTCCGGATGGAATGTCCACATCACTGGGATCTCCGGGAAAAGGAGAGGTAGAAGAGTAGAGGCAATTTATTCTCTGAGGATTTTAAAAGGACAGAGGCAAACAGCACCGCACAGGTAGGAACAGTCAAAAGACTTGTGAGCAGCGGAAAGATAatatgtgcatttaaaaattGTGTATTACTTAAAAGCTTGCATCTTAACTCGAAGATGAGTATATATTGGCCAGTTCTGCGCAGAAGACAGGCAGAACATTTTATGTTGTCAGGTTGATATTAGTGCAGTGCAGTTCAAAAAGTTATcaaagctgtttatttttagacagtaaattAAGTCTCACTCTGAAACTTTTACAGTGAAAACCTGTGGCATATAGTTTAAGTTCTCACAATTCTTTACTTTTTACCATATAAGAAGAATTTTATTCAGATAATTAGATCTGTGTTAATTTAAGCcacccactgacacacatatgTAGTTGTAGGTTATATGTATGTTaacaataaaatacagagaTGCTACAGCTGTTGAATTTTTTGAAGCTGTTCTCTTAAAAAACTTTAAACACAATGTATAGTCTTGTATTTCAGACAAATAGTCATAAAGACCTTATCCACAAATCAGTAGAAACACTCAATAAGCAACTTTgcacaagtgaaaaaaaaaacaaaaaaccctggGAACATTTTAAACTTGGATACATAACTTGCATAACCTGCATCTACACAACTTCAAATGACAAATATAAAGATGTGGTGAAATAAACATAAGTAGGCCTAAATGTCGGCACACTGGATACCTTCAGTAGCAAACAGGCACGCTCTTAAATGAAGAGATTTTcaacagtaaaaatgtgtgCTGCGCTGTGatcacactgaactgaaaatcGCTTGTACCTATGTTTTTCATTAGTGTGCAATGTACAGATTATATTAAATGCATCCGTACACTGTTGGTatgcattttgggaaatatgagAAGTGACAGCACTTTGTAAAATGTGGCCCGTCTGTAATTACTTATGAAACCGGGGGGAATTCCTGTCTCTCCTGGCTGGAACTAGGGTAGCATTCGATGTGCACAGAAAGAGGGTGACTGGGTGCAGTGTTAAGGGTACTCAAGGGTATAGTAACTTCTTTAATTAACAAACACTCCCTGCCACGGGACCGCCTGCCATAATACCCAACACATCCAACAGAACGCATGCTGCCTGGAGAGTGCAAATCAACATGGGACGCATGGACATTGCATGTTTTAGGGTTTACAGGTAGCCAAACATACAAATTagacatatgcacacataaacagatgtaCAACCAAGAAAATAAGGCATTTCTCGCTTCCTCTGAAGTTACAAAGGGAGAAAATTGTGATTCATATTcttgtgaaaatgaaagcaaatgtgtTACTGGAAATACACAACTATTATTGGTGCTTAAAGGCTGTGGTCTAGAGGTTAAGTATAAATGTGAAAGAATGATCCAAAAGGCTGAAATAACACCCCAAGTTGGAACTCTGTTCAGACATGTTATCAGGACAATAAATTTGGTATTTTTAATGCATTCTCATTATCCTCACTCAGATTGGATGTCTGTCCTCTACCTAGCAACACAATTTAAACCATACTGCATTTAGACGTGACGTGATTGGTCACATCGCATCATGAGGCATTCACACCTCGCATTAATTGATGCAGATACAGATCACATTTTAATATAAAGTATAAACACTGTATGATCTAAGAGTCAGTTACACAATAAAACCAGTTCACAACATCTTATTTGACATCATGTATTTTTCTCTACAGACTCAAGCTCCTGATTGTAAAGGAGAGAGAATACCAGGagataaaagagaagaaaagtaaaaggGAAATATCAGCTCTAACAAACGAACTGGCCAACCTGAAAGCTTTTGCACTGCTGGTTGTAAAGGAGCAACATTGTCAGAGCAAGTTGCTGCAGGAACAGAGGCATCGTGTCAAAGAACTTACTGCCATCACTGATCACATCAAGCAGGAGGTCAGTGCTGCCTACCCCTGTGCAAAAAAGGAGGAATTCAAACCCCTGCATCTGGAAGTGGAACATTATAACAAAGTTTCCATCTTCAACCCAAGACAGAACACCATGACAGCCCCAAGCCTGCTGTCAGAGGTTGAAGTACTGAGAAGGAGGGTTGTGGAAATGGAGGGAAAGGATGAGGAGCTGCTACGCATGTGGGACCAGTGTCGAGACCTGGACCGCAGACTAGCACAGGAGACCAGCCACTGCCGTAGTTTGAGAGCTGAGGTGGATAATCTCAATGGCAGAATTAGTGAATTGGACAGGCTAGAGGAGGCTTTAGGTAAGAGCAAACAAGACTGCAGTGTTCTGAAGGGCAgcttggagagagagagagaggttagCAAGATTCTCTCTGGTGAACTCGACACTCTGAAAGTTAGGGTGAGAGAACTAGAGGCCACTGAAGGACAACTTGAGAAGAGTGAAGCTGTAATTAGACAAGACCTAGCCAAGCTCAGGTCACTGACTGTAGCTTTGGTGGAGGACAGAAAGATCATGGCTGAAAGGCTCCGGCAGGCTGAAGAAAAACTCAAcaggaaagagagcaaaaagaaCGAGCAAAGCAATTTGTCAACAATGACAGAAAGGCTGAGAGATGAGAGGCAGCAGACACTGAGGACTAACTTGGATTTAGAGGAAAGGATTAAGAGCATACCAAAGGAAAACGATGAGCTCCAAGACAGACTACGAACAGAGGAGGAGCGGAACAGAGAGCTACAGAGTAAAATAACCATAATGAAGAAAAGGTTACAGGTCATGGAAAATAGGATAGAAAAAGAGgacaagtacacacacaactCTATTTCAAAAAACCCTAACCATCACTGCCAAACAGAGGACAACAAAGTCAAAGAACTGAACCAGGAGCTTGATAGACTGCGAAAGAGACTACAGGAGAAAGAGATGTTGGAGGGAGAGCTAGTGAAAGTAGAAGAGGACTTTGAGTCCCTGGAAAAAAGTTTCAAAGATGAACAGAAGAGGTCCCAGACTCTAACAGAGGAGCTAGAGTTGGCAAAGAGGGAGCTTGCCAGGTATGACCAGGCAGAGAAGCAGGAGGTCAATCAGGAGCACCTTCTCCTTTGTCGTCTTCAGAAAGAGCAGGTCAAGTCCAGACTGTTAGGCAGAGAGGTAGATAGCTTGAAAGAGAAACTCCAGAAGCTAATGGGAACTGAGGAATCTATCTGCAGGGTTCAGACAGATCACtccacactgcagagaaaactgaCCCACCAGGAAGCCAAGAACAAAGAGCTGGCCAGACAGATGAAGGAACTGAGCAGTGAGTTAGACAGGTATAGACGAATCAAGAATATTACACCTGGTGCAAGTAGACACCACTTTTCAAACCCTCATCAGAACATCAAAGAGGTTCAAACTGAGGAGAGGGGTAGCCTGCCTCCTGACTACCGTGAGAAACTAGATGAAGAATATAAGGTTGAGGACCCAAACCACAATGTAGAAGTCATCAACAGAAGAAGCTCTCTTGTCAACAACCTTAACAGTTTGAACAGTGCAAATAATAACACGAGCCAATATAATAACCATTCAGCCAATGGCATAGATATGGGTAATGGAGAGGTGAtgatgctaacacacacaccagggcAGCCCTTACACATCAAAGTAACACCACACCATATACTCAACACAGCCACACTTGAGATTAGCAGTCCAAATGGAGACACAGCTACATCTTACACCAGCACAGCTGTCATTCCAAGAAGTGGAGCCTCACCTAAGCAGAGAATTACCATCATCCAGAACTCAGCTCTGTCTGCAGTTAATAATAAACCCCCTCCTTCAAGT is a window encoding:
- the LOC124066596 gene encoding filamin A-interacting protein 1-like — protein: MTAPSLLSEVEVLRRRVVEMEGKDEELLRMWDQCRDLDRRLAQETSHCRSLRAEVDNLNGRISELDRLEEALGKSKQDCSVLKGSLEREREVSKILSGELDTLKVRVRELEATEGQLEKSEAVIRQDLAKLRSLTVALVEDRKIMAERLRQAEEKLNRKESKKNEQSNLSTMTERLRDERQQTLRTNLDLEERIKSIPKENDELQDRLRTEEERNRELQSKITIMKKRLQVMENRIEKEDKYTHNSISKNPNHHCQTEDNKVKELNQELDRLRKRLQEKEMLEGELVKVEEDFESLEKSFKDEQKRSQTLTEELELAKRELARYDQAEKQEVNQEHLLLCRLQKEQVKSRLLGREVDSLKEKLQKLMGTEESICRVQTDHSTLQRKLTHQEAKNKELARQMKELSSELDRYRRIKNITPGASRHHFSNPHQNIKEVQTEERGSLPPDYREKLDEEYKVEDPNHNVEVINRRSSLVNNLNSLNSANNNTSQYNNHSANGIDMGNGEVMMLTHTPGQPLHIKVTPHHILNTATLEISSPNGDTATSYTSTAVIPRSGASPKQRITIIQNSALSAVNNKPPPSSPDRTVSPLNGTPISRMLSPNSSRSVTPDHNNPPIQIVTVRTCSPEPTEVANQTVFCKSPERQNSWQHQRSNSTDTSPSIITTEDNKIHIHLGNPYIQSLNGMTHSISQPAGPYYLRHEQRTQVLTNGCHVKGVGKITSSITISPDTT